Sequence from the Mesorhizobium sp. PAMC28654 genome:
ACGACATCGTCGGCATTGAAGGTGTCGCCGTTCGACCAGGTGATGCCCTTGCGCACATGCAGGGTCAGTGTTTTCGCGTCATCGCTCATCTCCCAGCCTTCGAGCAGCCAGGGTTCGAAGGTGAAGTCGGTGTTCCAGCGCACCAGATATTCGTTGCAGTGGCGCGCGACGTTGGACATTTCGACGCCGTCGAAGGTGCGCGGATCCTTGAATCCCTTGACGTTCATGGCGACGCGCAAGATGCCGCCGCGCTTGGGCTCCGCCGCGCGGGCAGGGCTGGAGGCAAGGCCGCCCAGCGCCAGCGCGCCGGCCGCGCTGACGCCGAGGCCGGCCATCAGGGCGAAATATTCGCGGCGGTTGATGGCACCGGTCTTGAAATCCTCGGCGGTGGGCTTGGCCTGCGGGTGCAATTCTCGGTCGGTCAGCATGGTCTTCATCGTCGTTCCCTTGTTGTTGGGCGGGGCGGACGCGACCGCCGGGACGCCATTGCCTGAGGCGAATGATAAAGCGGGGTGACGTTAGGGAGTGTTCGAGATTCCGCAGTTCTTGTGCGGTGCTCCGCAGGGGGGGGTTAGCAACGCGAGGGGATGCAGCCTCATTCCAGCTTGGGTTCCTCGCCCCTGCGAAGCGCTACGCTATGCACATATCTTCCGTGACTGGCGTGACTGATCGGCCCGAGGCTCGATTGTTACGTGATTCCCCCAATCCGTCGCTGCTTCTCAGCGCCACCTTCCCCCCTCCGGAGGGAAAGGTGGGGAGCGTTGCTGGACGAGCGTTGACGGCAAAAAGCTTGGCGCCTTTCCTCTACCCCGTCGATCGGGGGAGAGGTGGCTCGGCGAAGCCGAGACGGAGTGGGGGTCGACCAGCCGCAGCATAAAGACAATGCATGCGCCAAGCTGCCATGCACGCTATCGCCAAAGACCAGCCGCTGGAAATGTGTGCATGCCGTGGCGCTCTGGCGGGGGCGAGGAACCCAAGCCTTGCAAGCTCAGTACGGCCAATCACCCCGGCCGAGCGCACCAACCGCCGCCACAATCCGCGCAAAGGCATCCGCTGCCGCTGGCACCGTGGTGCGGGCGCGCAGGAAGGAGTGCACGAGCCGCTTCTCCTCGTGCCACCACGCCTTGCCGCCGGCGGCCAGGATGCGGTCACGATAGGCTTCTCCATCCGACGATAGCGGATCGCACTCGGCCGTGATGATCACCGTTGGCGGCAGGCCGGAAAAATCGGTGTCGCGCAGCGGCGAGAAGGACGGGTCATCCGGCGATTGCCGCTTGGCCGAGCGGACGTCGCGGTAGAAGGCGATGTCGTGCGCCGACAGCAGCGGCGCATCGGCGTGCTCGATATAGGAGCCGGCGGTCTCGTCGCCGCCGAGGCCGGGATAGATCAACACCTGGCCGATCGCGGCGCGCGGGTGCCGGCGCGCCGCCCGCGCCACCGCCGCCGCGAGATTGCCGCCGGCGCTTTCGCCGCACAGCACCACCGGCAGGCCGGTTGTCACTGCTGCCCATTCTAAGGCGGTGAGCGCATCGTCGAAGGCGGCGGGGTGGAGATGCTCCGGCGCCAGCCGGTAGTCGACCGACAGCACATCGAAGCCGGTGCCGGCGCAGAGTTCGGCGCAGATGTCGTCATGGCTGTCGAGCCCGCCGAGAATGAAGCCGCCGCCGTGATAGTAGACCACCAGCGCTCGTGTCGCCCTGTCGGCCAACTGGTAGCGCCTGACCGGGATGTCGCGACCGGCGGCGGCGATCACGCCGTTGCTGGCCCTGAGCCCGGATGGCCGCCCCCGGTGGAAGGCCCGGCACATCTTGTCATAGACCGCGCGCTGCTTGTCGATCGGCAGGCCGATGATCTCGGACGGATACCAGCCATTGACCTCGTCGATATAGGCCCACAGGGCCGGGTCGAGCCGTGTTTCGTATTTGCCGCGATTGGTCATTTCAATCTTGCTGGTCAATCTTGCTGGCGGACGTCAAAGCTCCGCGTAGAGCTGGGCCGCGTTGTCGAAGGTGAAGCGCAGCGGCACCGAGCCTTCTACCTGCCAGGCGGTGACCGTCTCGCCCGCCAGCAGCCGGCAGGCGCCATCGGTATCGACGACCGCGCCGCCATAGAGCCGGTTGGCGAGGTTGAGGATGCCGGTCTGGTGCATGGCCGCACTGCCGCTGCCGCAGGCATCCTTGACCAGAAGCACGCGAAAGCCCCTGGCCACCGCATCCTTGACCGAGGCATCGATGCAGGCCTCGGTCCAGACGCCGGCAACGACCAGCCATTCGACGCCAGCGGATTTGAGATCGCTGGCCGCCGAACCCGAGCGGAAGGCGCTGGCCTCGGCCTTGATCAGCAGCGCCTCGCCCTTGGCGGGCGCCACCTCATGGCAGATCTCGGTCAGCGGATCGCTCTTGTCGGAAAAGGCCGACTTGCCGTTGGCATCGAGCGGATGAAAGGGGCGATCCTGCTTGTCGAGGTCGACGATGTAGGCCCAGTGGTAGAGCGGCACATGGTTTTGCCGTGCCGCCGCCTGCAAGCGCTGGACGTTGGCGAGGATGTCGCCGTAGCCTTCGACCAGATAGCGCTGGTCCTGCCGGTGTTCTTCTTGCAGGTCGATGAAGACCGCGGCCACCGTGCCGCGCTTGATGGAGATGGGAGCCTTCACGCGAGAAACTCGTCCTCATAGGGGAAGCGCGACAGGAGTTCGGTGCCGGTGTCGGTGATCAGGATCTCGTCCTCCAGCTTGACGCCCTCGCGGCCGCCCTTCTCGCCGATATAGCTTTCCACGCTCACCACCATGCCTGGCACGATATGGCCGTCGCGGCCATAGGTCTCGTAATCCATGGCGTGCGCGATGAAAGGCGTTTCGCCATGCATGCCGACGCCGTGCATGACCGAGGTGTAGCGCTGGTCGACGAAACGATCGGGTATCTTCCACGCCTTCTCGGCGATCTCGCGAAACGCCATGCCGGGTTTGACGATCGAAATGTTGTGCTGAACCTGATCGTGCGCCATGCGGTAGAGCGATTTCTGGTAGTCGGTCGGCTTGCCTGGCCCACAGCGGAAGGTGCGCGAGAAGTCGGAATAATAGCCATAGCAGCCGATCGTGTCGGTATCGAGCGCCAGCAGTTCGCCGGGCCGGATCTTGCGGCCGCTGGCTTCGTTGAACCACGGATTGGTGCGCTGGCCGGAGGTCAGCAGCCGGGTCTCGATGAACTCGCCGCCCTGGCGGATCACCTCGCCATACATGATAGCGAACAGGTCGTTTTCGGAGACGCCCGGCTTGATCGCCTCGCGCACCGCATAGACGGCAGCCTCGGCGCCGGCCATCGATACCTGCAGGCATTTGACTTCCTCGGGCGTCTTGACCGCGCGCACCGCCAGGATCTCGCCCTGGCAATCCCTGACCTCGCAGCCGCGCTTTTCCAGCGCCAGCGCCTGCAGATGGCTGCAGCGGTCGAGCCCGAGTTTCATCGAGCCGCCGCCATGCTTCTTCAGAAGCTCGGTGATCTCGTCGGCGAAGGGACCGGCGGTCTCATCGTCGCGGCCGGAGACCGACGACCAGACGAGCTTGGAAGGACGCGCCTCGTCGATCGTGTCGAGCACCATGGAGACATGGTAGCTCTGCGGGTATTCGAACAGCACGATCGGGCCTTCGGTCGGGATGAAGAAGTAGCGGGTCGAGTTGCGCAGGAAATAGCCGAACATGTTGCGCGAGCCGGTGGCGTAGCGCTGGTTGTAAGGGTCGAACAGAACGACGCCGCCATAGCCGGCCTCGCGCATCCAGCCGCGAAGCTTCGCCAGCCGGCCTTTTCGCAGGGCATCCGCATCGATGAAGGACGGCTCGGTGTCCGACAGCCACATGCCGCCGGCCGGATCGGCGGCGGCGGGGTGGCGCATGCGATCCTTGAAGTCCACGTCCTCGGTGCTGTCGGGTTCGAATACGACGATGCTCATGGGTGCCTTGCCTTGGGTGGGTTGCGAGGTGTGACCATGGCGCAGAAGGGGCGGAAAGATTG
This genomic interval carries:
- a CDS encoding alpha/beta hydrolase; the protein is MTNRGKYETRLDPALWAYIDEVNGWYPSEIIGLPIDKQRAVYDKMCRAFHRGRPSGLRASNGVIAAAGRDIPVRRYQLADRATRALVVYYHGGGFILGGLDSHDDICAELCAGTGFDVLSVDYRLAPEHLHPAAFDDALTALEWAAVTTGLPVVLCGESAGGNLAAAVARAARRHPRAAIGQVLIYPGLGGDETAGSYIEHADAPLLSAHDIAFYRDVRSAKRQSPDDPSFSPLRDTDFSGLPPTVIITAECDPLSSDGEAYRDRILAAGGKAWWHEEKRLVHSFLRARTTVPAAADAFARIVAAVGALGRGDWPY
- a CDS encoding isochorismatase family protein, whose amino-acid sequence is MKAPISIKRGTVAAVFIDLQEEHRQDQRYLVEGYGDILANVQRLQAAARQNHVPLYHWAYIVDLDKQDRPFHPLDANGKSAFSDKSDPLTEICHEVAPAKGEALLIKAEASAFRSGSAASDLKSAGVEWLVVAGVWTEACIDASVKDAVARGFRVLLVKDACGSGSAAMHQTGILNLANRLYGGAVVDTDGACRLLAGETVTAWQVEGSVPLRFTFDNAAQLYAEL
- a CDS encoding M24 family metallopeptidase, whose translation is MSIVVFEPDSTEDVDFKDRMRHPAAADPAGGMWLSDTEPSFIDADALRKGRLAKLRGWMREAGYGGVVLFDPYNQRYATGSRNMFGYFLRNSTRYFFIPTEGPIVLFEYPQSYHVSMVLDTIDEARPSKLVWSSVSGRDDETAGPFADEITELLKKHGGGSMKLGLDRCSHLQALALEKRGCEVRDCQGEILAVRAVKTPEEVKCLQVSMAGAEAAVYAVREAIKPGVSENDLFAIMYGEVIRQGGEFIETRLLTSGQRTNPWFNEASGRKIRPGELLALDTDTIGCYGYYSDFSRTFRCGPGKPTDYQKSLYRMAHDQVQHNISIVKPGMAFREIAEKAWKIPDRFVDQRYTSVMHGVGMHGETPFIAHAMDYETYGRDGHIVPGMVVSVESYIGEKGGREGVKLEDEILITDTGTELLSRFPYEDEFLA